Proteins encoded together in one Planctomycetaceae bacterium window:
- a CDS encoding uroporphyrinogen decarboxylase family protein, translated as MNNRQRTLAILRHQKYDGLPIVHFGYWQETLHKWACEGHITQEQALNWADATPYDKEISKKLGFDFNWLTCFLPANKLRPVFEEKVIEEYSDGSKKVLNEDGVIILVKPGKISIPQEFDHLLKDRASWEDHYLPKLQFSISRVNEGFVTAGQAVFKFVPEGLKFLKEEKNRENPVGLFCGSLLGQIRNWLGLEGLSYLYADDEKLFDEIINTVGELSYKIVDSVLITGAKFDFAHFWEDICFKNGPLISPQIFEQKVGPHYKRITDLLGEHGIDIVSLDCDGCIDALIPAWLANGVNTMFPIEVGTWNASIKPWRQKYGKKIRGVGGMNKTVFSQDFSAIDAEVERLRPLVELGGYIPCPDHRIAPDAKWDNVCYYCDKMRQVFSN; from the coding sequence ATGAATAACCGTCAGCGAACTTTGGCAATCTTACGACATCAGAAATATGATGGTCTTCCTATTGTACATTTTGGTTACTGGCAAGAGACATTGCATAAGTGGGCTTGCGAAGGTCATATCACACAGGAGCAGGCATTGAATTGGGCAGATGCTACGCCATACGACAAGGAAATCAGTAAAAAGCTTGGTTTTGACTTTAATTGGCTTACGTGCTTTCTGCCGGCTAATAAGCTTAGGCCTGTTTTTGAAGAGAAGGTAATTGAGGAATACTCTGATGGTTCCAAAAAGGTTCTTAATGAAGATGGTGTGATAATTTTGGTAAAACCTGGTAAAATTTCTATACCGCAGGAATTCGACCATTTACTCAAGGATCGTGCATCTTGGGAAGACCACTACTTGCCAAAGTTACAGTTTTCTATTTCACGTGTTAACGAAGGTTTTGTCACGGCGGGCCAAGCAGTTTTTAAATTTGTACCGGAAGGGTTAAAGTTTCTTAAAGAAGAAAAAAATAGAGAAAATCCAGTAGGGCTATTTTGCGGCAGCCTCTTGGGTCAGATAAGGAATTGGCTTGGGCTAGAAGGCTTGAGCTATCTTTATGCAGATGACGAAAAACTTTTTGATGAAATTATCAACACGGTAGGCGAACTCTCATATAAAATTGTCGATAGTGTTCTTATAACGGGTGCCAAATTTGATTTTGCGCATTTCTGGGAAGACATTTGTTTCAAAAACGGACCTCTGATTTCTCCCCAGATTTTCGAACAGAAAGTCGGTCCCCACTACAAGCGTATTACCGATTTGCTTGGAGAACATGGTATTGATATTGTTTCGCTCGACTGTGACGGGTGTATCGATGCGCTTATTCCTGCCTGGCTTGCGAATGGCGTGAATACTATGTTTCCAATTGAGGTTGGTACCTGGAATGCCTCGATTAAACCATGGCGTCAAAAATATGGTAAAAAAATCAGGGGTGTTGGTGGGATGAATAAGACAGTTTTTTCGCAGGATTTTTCAGCCATTGATGCCGAAGTCGAACGTCTTAGGCCATTAGTGGAATTAGGTGGATATATTCCTTGTCCAGATCACCGTATTGCACCGGATGCGAAGTGGGACAATGTGTGTTATTATTGTGATAAAATGAGACAGGTATTCAGCAATTAA
- a CDS encoding HAD hydrolase-like protein: protein MVLTEHAKKAKIELSILGPNAKESEFISLEKCSDDNFRVGRNGVRCILATRDRKVEFIFLECGVLAYVKSSLGYPAYYAVQPVRIQKPVDAVLMDLDGTTVRSEDFWIWIIERSVASVIGNAKFGLEESDIPYVSGHSVSEHLEYCIRKYCPDKTLELIRDYYFEHSRRELNEIVHGRGRIDAFSPTAGLKDFLLGIKGKGIKIGLVTSGLYEKAWPAIISVFRRLNIDDPQTFYDAIITAGFPLRKGDVGTLGELSPKPHPWLYSECSRVGMGIAVEKRFHVVGIEDSGAGICSLKLAGFAPIGIAGGNIVESGTKGLCEHYCENFEQINNIIQ, encoded by the coding sequence ATGGTATTAACGGAACATGCCAAAAAGGCAAAAATAGAGTTGTCTATTCTTGGTCCAAACGCCAAGGAATCAGAATTCATTTCGCTCGAAAAGTGTAGCGATGATAATTTTCGCGTTGGTAGAAATGGTGTCAGGTGTATATTGGCAACGCGGGACAGAAAGGTTGAATTTATTTTTTTAGAATGTGGGGTTCTTGCGTATGTTAAATCCTCACTTGGTTATCCGGCGTATTATGCGGTACAGCCAGTTCGAATCCAAAAGCCGGTTGACGCGGTTTTGATGGATTTGGATGGAACAACTGTACGGAGCGAAGATTTCTGGATATGGATAATAGAGCGATCTGTAGCAAGTGTGATTGGTAATGCGAAGTTTGGACTGGAAGAGTCGGATATTCCTTATGTTTCAGGGCATAGTGTTTCAGAGCATTTGGAATACTGTATTAGGAAATATTGTCCTGATAAAACGCTTGAACTTATACGTGATTATTACTTTGAGCATTCCCGAAGAGAACTTAATGAGATTGTGCATGGTCGTGGTCGTATAGATGCATTTTCACCGACTGCTGGACTTAAAGACTTTTTGCTCGGCATTAAGGGCAAAGGAATAAAAATTGGGCTGGTCACTTCTGGATTGTATGAAAAAGCATGGCCTGCGATTATTTCGGTCTTTAGGCGTCTGAATATAGACGACCCTCAAACTTTTTATGATGCCATTATTACCGCTGGTTTTCCTTTGAGAAAGGGTGATGTTGGCACACTAGGCGAGCTTTCTCCTAAACCACACCCGTGGCTCTATTCTGAATGCAGCAGAGTAGGCATGGGAATAGCCGTTGAAAAAAGATTTCATGTAGTCGGTATAGAAGACAGCGGGGCAGGTATCTGCTCGCTGAAACTTGCCGGATTTGCGCCAATTGGAATCGCCGGAGGTAATATAGTTGAAAGTGGCACTAAGGGACTGTGTGAACATTATTGCGAAAATTTTGAACAAATAAATAATATTATTCAATGA
- a CDS encoding glycoside hydrolase family 95 protein, whose protein sequence is MSKKNKTIDTINVSLESSADEHKPVLSLCSPAANWSNGIPLGNGRLGTMMWGGPFETYITLNADRLWRNNIQYELEDKSEIFKEIRRLCREKRWAGAEALSQELTPKNSSGSSFLGVNSYQPAAQIRVSVRHNCGAQGYKSQLDLNEAVCRVAYNANNNAFEWLSFVSAVNDVSVTKITSNGSSELPVVRIDLVRPISDRSLETAKTQAASAVNVKKNDQTEEKCDYLWEVKTDITKDGILVLSGRSDEGVSFAAAVAVMIDSGEQRLMPIPATVLHSVGHRAEIKNAKSIIFLANVYVDTECSNPVDECLSRLRHIKKITFKELYDSHVEDYKSFSTRCSVNLGGQTFSEKTNTELLQDCREKSEASPALLERMFEMGRYLMISGSRPGTLPLNLQGIWNNDLSPAWSCDFHYNINIQMAYWPVEVANLSECHLPLAELLNQQIPAFKNNAKQIFGMNGLMLPNCSDLTGRFNMGFWNLSPCTAAWMSQHLWWHWEYTQDKNFLQYKAIPFMTEAIKFYLDYIQIDDGGNIIITPGYSPENKADDRNAFFGQNAEIDLAFIKELFGNYINAGSNVDVDWKIVLSCKKLLEKWPEPGIDKDGKLSEMEDAVYDHFQRHLSHLVGLYPASIVSAESDPKLLNAYRKAMEHRKYWGFDDWMDFTWVWMGLLHARLGEAEEAAKCLDVMAQAFFMDNLLSSCFDFRRLGWGTVWADTSGDTPWLFQVEGNMGVTALIAEMLLQSHNGVVRILPALPGRWPNGQFRRLKARGGFEVSAIWAEGRVRLIEIKSICGSSVDIRIPAKCAGTATVMSKDKVIWVGEIKHPNHRCAFDTVQGDEYKISIDYQE, encoded by the coding sequence ATGAGCAAGAAAAATAAAACTATCGATACGATAAATGTTTCTCTGGAATCATCGGCCGATGAACATAAACCGGTGTTGTCTCTCTGTAGCCCAGCCGCTAACTGGAGCAATGGTATTCCGCTTGGCAATGGGCGACTTGGTACTATGATGTGGGGAGGGCCTTTTGAAACATATATTACGCTTAATGCCGATAGGTTGTGGCGTAATAATATCCAATACGAACTGGAAGATAAATCTGAAATTTTTAAGGAAATAAGGCGGTTATGCAGAGAAAAGAGATGGGCGGGTGCTGAGGCCTTGAGCCAGGAACTTACTCCGAAGAATTCCAGTGGAAGTTCATTTTTGGGTGTTAATTCGTATCAGCCGGCTGCTCAAATTCGTGTTTCTGTAAGGCATAATTGTGGTGCTCAGGGATATAAAAGCCAGCTTGATCTTAATGAAGCTGTGTGTAGGGTTGCGTATAACGCCAACAATAATGCTTTTGAGTGGCTGTCTTTTGTGTCAGCGGTCAATGACGTATCAGTTACAAAGATAACATCAAATGGTTCGTCCGAGTTGCCTGTTGTTCGCATCGACCTGGTACGTCCAATAAGCGACAGGTCGCTTGAGACGGCAAAGACCCAGGCTGCCAGCGCAGTGAATGTAAAAAAAAACGATCAAACAGAAGAAAAGTGCGATTATTTATGGGAGGTAAAGACTGATATTACAAAAGATGGCATATTGGTTTTATCGGGGCGTTCTGATGAAGGAGTTTCTTTTGCGGCGGCAGTGGCCGTAATGATAGATAGCGGAGAGCAGCGGCTTATGCCCATTCCTGCTACCGTCCTGCATAGTGTCGGTCATCGAGCTGAAATAAAAAATGCCAAAAGCATAATTTTTTTAGCAAATGTATATGTTGATACAGAATGCAGTAATCCTGTTGACGAATGTTTGTCTCGGTTGAGGCATATTAAGAAAATCACTTTTAAAGAACTATACGATTCACATGTAGAAGATTACAAATCTTTTTCTACTCGATGTTCTGTCAATTTGGGCGGTCAGACATTTTCAGAAAAAACCAACACCGAATTATTGCAGGATTGCAGAGAAAAATCAGAAGCTTCGCCTGCTCTTTTAGAAAGAATGTTTGAAATGGGGCGATACCTTATGATTAGTGGCTCGCGTCCTGGAACTCTGCCTCTTAATTTGCAGGGTATCTGGAATAATGACCTTTCACCGGCCTGGAGTTGTGATTTTCATTATAACATTAATATTCAGATGGCGTACTGGCCCGTAGAGGTAGCCAATCTTTCAGAATGTCATTTGCCGTTGGCCGAGTTGCTTAATCAGCAAATTCCCGCTTTTAAAAATAATGCAAAGCAGATTTTTGGCATGAATGGATTAATGTTGCCAAACTGTTCAGACCTGACCGGGCGATTTAATATGGGATTTTGGAATTTATCTCCATGTACGGCGGCCTGGATGTCGCAGCATTTGTGGTGGCATTGGGAATATACGCAGGACAAAAATTTTCTTCAGTATAAAGCCATTCCATTTATGACAGAAGCCATCAAATTTTATCTGGACTATATTCAGATAGACGATGGCGGAAATATAATAATCACACCTGGGTATTCGCCGGAAAACAAAGCTGATGACAGAAATGCGTTCTTTGGCCAAAATGCTGAGATAGATTTAGCTTTTATCAAAGAACTTTTCGGAAATTATATAAATGCCGGCAGCAATGTCGATGTCGATTGGAAAATTGTTTTGTCCTGTAAAAAATTACTCGAAAAGTGGCCCGAACCCGGCATTGACAAAGACGGCAAGCTGTCTGAAATGGAAGATGCCGTATATGACCACTTTCAAAGGCACCTCTCTCATCTGGTAGGGTTATATCCCGCAAGCATTGTCAGCGCGGAGTCGGATCCGAAATTGCTCAATGCTTATCGCAAAGCGATGGAACATCGTAAATACTGGGGATTCGATGACTGGATGGATTTTACATGGGTGTGGATGGGATTATTGCATGCAAGATTAGGAGAAGCTGAAGAGGCCGCAAAGTGTTTGGACGTTATGGCACAAGCCTTTTTCATGGATAATCTTTTGAGCAGTTGTTTTGATTTTAGACGACTGGGCTGGGGGACTGTTTGGGCGGACACATCAGGCGATACCCCATGGTTATTCCAGGTGGAAGGAAACATGGGAGTAACGGCTCTTATTGCTGAAATGCTTTTGCAATCACACAATGGTGTGGTTCGTATTTTGCCGGCGTTGCCAGGTCGTTGGCCGAACGGACAGTTCAGGCGGCTAAAAGCTCGCGGTGGTTTCGAGGTATCTGCGATATGGGCGGAGGGTCGCGTTCGACTAATTGAAATCAAATCGATATGCGGTAGTTCTGTTGATATACGGATTCCTGCTAAGTGTGCCGGTACTGCGACAGTAATGTCTAAGGATAAAGTTATTTGGGTTGGGGAAATTAAACATCCTAATCATCGTTGTGCATTTGATACGGTGCAAGGTGACGAATATAAAATTTCAATAGATTATCAAGAGTAA
- a CDS encoding DUF6067 family protein: MVRTFIFIVVMCIISAGELKAGEVTEKILTDGVTERVYTDGKHTIVVNGTELNDLTPKPEPFPNSVNDIDNKRGYILYHRSASDQVFRFSSPIAEERTCKLSTDVSLGEKRHMQFAIYALRDLGNVDVSVGVLTRDGGETLPKETVLVRPVRLGLWRNYWNPWYQEAPKLIDASGTLVEAIKGQSRQIWLAVDTPRSVKSGEYKGSLFIRPEKGEPAELKISINVLDFELKEGMWWGVYYYSGFNENTPRDFADMKAHGVNSMLICPPGHVEPVLERDGNTVKISFPQTDLAMAELKKQGFNRPVAYYPRFLSSRILQMFNRVDGQKFKAYDYYGQAAVDFKAKDFPDDLKPVLQDVFRQMVKHAKEANWPEILWYFDDEPGAVDLPGHMIPLEWSLLEYRLFKEVFPHEQTLCTIYKLGVYKALSCIDVCVGDLWRFDNEFMNYVKTNGSQAWGIRFLCQYNTYNFPRHFAGIGIEKMGLTGFTEWTYYGAPLYKPYDQLLNKEGCQYAFVDEQGRLLTTISWEAVQEGIYDARYIVTLRSLIEKARLSQDADHKAIADKGEKTLQQVMAKIPAIPSVLNESEMDNMRKILADSIQQFVKAGIY, from the coding sequence ATGGTAAGAACATTTATTTTTATTGTGGTGATGTGTATTATTTCCGCTGGCGAATTAAAGGCCGGAGAGGTTACGGAAAAAATATTAACTGATGGAGTAACAGAAAGAGTATATACTGACGGCAAACATACAATAGTGGTTAACGGTACAGAGCTTAATGATCTTACACCCAAGCCTGAACCATTTCCGAACAGCGTAAACGATATTGATAACAAACGTGGTTATATTCTTTACCATCGTAGTGCATCCGATCAGGTTTTTCGTTTCAGCAGTCCCATTGCGGAAGAGCGAACCTGCAAACTTTCCACAGATGTCAGTCTCGGAGAAAAACGGCATATGCAATTTGCGATATATGCGTTGCGTGACCTCGGCAATGTTGATGTTTCTGTTGGTGTACTGACACGAGACGGCGGAGAAACATTGCCTAAGGAAACAGTACTTGTGCGTCCAGTTCGACTTGGTCTTTGGCGAAATTATTGGAATCCATGGTATCAGGAAGCTCCAAAACTTATAGATGCGTCGGGTACACTGGTAGAAGCGATTAAGGGACAGAGCAGGCAGATTTGGCTGGCAGTTGATACTCCTCGCTCTGTAAAAAGCGGTGAGTATAAAGGGAGTCTTTTTATCCGACCGGAAAAAGGTGAACCGGCTGAATTGAAAATAAGTATCAATGTTCTTGATTTTGAGTTGAAAGAGGGTATGTGGTGGGGGGTATATTATTATTCTGGGTTTAATGAAAATACTCCGCGGGATTTTGCAGATATGAAAGCACATGGGGTTAATTCTATGCTTATCTGTCCTCCCGGCCATGTAGAACCTGTGCTTGAGCGCGACGGTAATACTGTGAAAATATCATTTCCGCAGACTGATTTGGCGATGGCTGAGTTGAAAAAACAGGGTTTCAATCGTCCGGTGGCATACTACCCTCGTTTTTTAAGCAGCCGCATCTTGCAGATGTTTAACCGCGTTGATGGTCAAAAGTTTAAAGCCTATGATTATTACGGGCAGGCGGCGGTTGATTTTAAGGCAAAAGATTTTCCGGACGATTTGAAACCTGTTCTTCAGGATGTTTTCCGGCAGATGGTAAAACATGCTAAAGAGGCAAATTGGCCCGAGATTTTGTGGTATTTTGATGATGAACCTGGTGCTGTTGATTTACCCGGTCATATGATACCATTAGAATGGTCATTGCTGGAATATCGTCTTTTTAAAGAGGTATTTCCCCATGAGCAAACGTTGTGCACGATTTATAAATTGGGTGTGTACAAAGCGTTGTCCTGTATTGATGTGTGTGTCGGAGACCTCTGGCGTTTTGATAATGAGTTTATGAATTATGTCAAGACCAATGGTTCACAGGCCTGGGGAATAAGATTTCTCTGTCAGTATAACACATATAATTTTCCACGTCATTTTGCGGGCATTGGAATAGAAAAGATGGGTTTAACAGGCTTTACGGAATGGACATATTATGGTGCGCCATTATACAAACCTTACGACCAGTTGTTGAATAAGGAGGGGTGCCAATATGCATTTGTTGATGAACAGGGGAGGTTACTTACTACCATCTCATGGGAAGCTGTTCAGGAGGGTATCTATGATGCTCGTTATATCGTAACTCTTCGTAGCCTGATAGAAAAGGCGAGGCTATCGCAAGATGCCGACCATAAAGCAATAGCTGATAAAGGTGAAAAAACTCTTCAGCAAGTTATGGCAAAAATTCCCGCTATTCCTTCCGTTTTGAACGAATCGGAAATGGATAATATGAGAAAAATACTTGCCGATTCTATACAGCAGTTTGTAAAAGCCGGAATATACTAA
- a CDS encoding type II secretion system GspH family protein, with protein MGHLGKSKRYRAFTLVELLVVISIIALLLAVLMPALTRARESAKVVMCKANTGQILLAAKTYGMDNKDYFTPLWVEKPDVTPPGGYWYGNYWFWPQIMSKNLGEQFALARCPNGRSTQYAASPVHGNYGLNINLTGNGNEDITNGGMLPVKQMNVRQPGNVMLVCDSGTFYAQEWMSYSPTQNTEEYLPGSDTVTRVTLKWPDVFATKDAKKGRHPLRGICMGFVDGHSEILKVSLLKGNSLWYKK; from the coding sequence ATGGGACATCTCGGGAAAAGTAAAAGATACCGTGCTTTTACTCTTGTAGAACTACTTGTTGTGATTTCGATTATTGCCCTTTTACTAGCGGTTCTGATGCCCGCGTTGACCAGGGCGAGAGAAAGTGCCAAGGTAGTGATGTGTAAAGCAAACACTGGACAAATACTATTGGCTGCGAAGACCTACGGCATGGATAACAAAGATTATTTTACACCTCTGTGGGTGGAGAAGCCTGACGTTACGCCGCCAGGCGGTTATTGGTATGGAAATTATTGGTTTTGGCCGCAAATAATGAGCAAGAATCTGGGTGAACAGTTTGCATTGGCCAGATGCCCCAATGGTCGGTCGACTCAATATGCCGCCAGCCCTGTCCACGGCAACTATGGTTTGAATATAAATCTTACTGGTAATGGTAATGAAGATATCACCAACGGTGGTATGTTACCTGTGAAACAAATGAATGTTCGACAACCTGGCAATGTAATGCTGGTATGTGATTCGGGGACTTTTTACGCTCAAGAGTGGATGTCATATAGTCCAACCCAAAATACAGAGGAATATCTTCCGGGTAGCGATACCGTCACTCGGGTGACCCTAAAGTGGCCTGATGTCTTTGCAACCAAAGATGCGAAAAAAGGGCGGCATCCCTTGAGAGGCATATGTATGGGGTTTGTGGATGGTCATTCAGAAATACTTAAGGTGTCACTACTAAAGGGGAATTCTTTGTGGTATAAAAAGTAG